Part of the Paenibacillus aurantius genome, AAAGAAAGTCATCTAATTCATATAAGTTTACTCAGAATTAAGTGGAGGGTATGGTATGAATCTTTTTGAGAAAGAAGAATGGATCCGTTCCGCTGCTGTAGTCATGGAAAACGAATCCCCTGAAACGATTATCGCATGGGCGGTGGAGAAGTTCCCCAATATCACACTGGCCTGCAGCTTTGGAGCGGAGGATGTTGTCCTGGTTGATATGCTTCATAAGGTAAGTCCATCTACCGACATTTTCTATTTGGATACCCAGCTGCATTTCAAAGAAACGTATGAGACCCGGGACCGGTTGGAGCAGCGCTACGGAAAGTCTTTCGTCCAAGTGCTTCCGAAGCTCTCCTTGGAGGAACAGGCGAGCCTGCACGGGGCCGAGCTCTGGGGATCGGATCCGAACGCTTGCTGCGGCATCCGCAAAGTCGACCCGCTGACCGAAATTCTGTCTAAATACGATGCCTGGATTACGGGAATACGCCGTGATCAGGCGCCGACCCGCGCCAATTCCAAGAAAGTGGAATACGACGTCAAGTTCGGCCTTGTGAAGTTCAACCCACTTGCCAGTTGGACGTCAGAGGACGTCTGGAATTACATCCGTCAGAACGATATCATTTACAACGCCCTGCATGACAATTACTACCCCAGCATCGGTTGCGAGATGTGTACGCGCCAAGTACTGCCGGGAGAAGATCCTAGAGCCGGACGCTGGTCAGGTCACGAGAAGACGGAATGTGGGCTTCATAAATAAGAACATCGCGAGGGAGGATACTCATGTCTGAAACGATCAAAGCACACGGCGGTACCTTGGTTAACCGGCTGGTAACGGGGGCGGAGAGAGAAGCGCTTCTCGAGAAAGCCAAGCAGCTGCCTTCTTTTTCGGTGAATGCCTGGACCATCTCCGACCTGGATCTAATTGCGGTAGGGGCATTCTCCCCGTTAACCGGGTTTATGAAGGAAGCCGATTACCGGTCGGTTGTCGAATCCATGAGACTGTCGGATGGAACGGTCTGGA contains:
- a CDS encoding phosphoadenylyl-sulfate reductase translates to MNLFEKEEWIRSAAVVMENESPETIIAWAVEKFPNITLACSFGAEDVVLVDMLHKVSPSTDIFYLDTQLHFKETYETRDRLEQRYGKSFVQVLPKLSLEEQASLHGAELWGSDPNACCGIRKVDPLTEILSKYDAWITGIRRDQAPTRANSKKVEYDVKFGLVKFNPLASWTSEDVWNYIRQNDIIYNALHDNYYPSIGCEMCTRQVLPGEDPRAGRWSGHEKTECGLHK